A single genomic interval of Camelina sativa cultivar DH55 chromosome 11, Cs, whole genome shotgun sequence harbors:
- the LOC104725856 gene encoding O-acyltransferase WSD1-like, producing the protein MGGEKKKNTVMETVVEEEPLSPCSRLFNSPDFNCAIIVTMGCRVKGNTPAIIDGLKRTLVNHPRFSSILEMNNGKKGKPCWVRTKVKVEDHVIVPEIDPKIENPDQYLEDYISKLTTIPMDLSKPLWEIHIIHLKTSNAESIALLKIHHSLGDGMSLMSLFLACTRKTSNPEALPTVAVQKKRFGPSCNSGFFNKIWWLCVGLWFIIRLLFNTFVDILMFALTIFLVRDTETPLLAKPGSELNPKRFVHRIISFDDVKLVKNALKMTVNDVLLGVTEAGLSRYLSRRYDQEATPKLKESMRRIRLRSAIMINLRPNAGIEALADMMAKKSKCRWGNLFGYILLPFSVGLETDPLEYVRRAKATIDRKKHSLEAVFSMAFFKLILKVLGLKASVILVRKVIHSTTLTFSNVVGPKEEITFHGHPLSYIAPCVFGHPHALTIHFQSYANKVIISVTADPTVIPDPHKMCDDLVESLKIIKSAVLERGLYEIEV; encoded by the exons ATGggtggagagaagaagaagaacaccgTGATGGagacggtggtggaggaggagccGCTCAGCCCATGTTCACGGCTGTTCAATTCGCCGGATTTTAACTGTGCGATAATTGTCACAATGGGATGTCGAGTCAAAGGAAACACACCTGCCATTATCGACGGCCTTAAACGCACCCTTGTAAACCACCCTCGCTTCTCCAGCATTTTA GAGATGAACAATGGGAAGAAAGGGAAACCGTGTTGGGTTCGGACAAAAGTTAAAGTAGAAGATCATGTGATTGTGCCTGAAATAGATCCCAAAATCGAAAATCCTGATCAGTATCTTGAAGACTATATCTCTAAGTTAACAACCATTCCTATGGATTTGTCTAAACCATTATGGGAAATTCACATAATACACCTCAAAACATCAAACGCTGAATCCATTGCTCTTCTCAAGATCCATCATTCTTTGGGTGATGGTATGTCTCTCATGTCTCTTTTCCTGGCTTGCACCCGCAAAACATCAAACCCCGAGGCCTTGCCTACTGTAGCGGTTCAGAAGAAGCGCTTTGGACCGAGCTGCAACAGTGGATTTTTCAACAAGATTTGGTGGTTATGTGTAGGGCTCTGGTTCATCATAAGATTGCTATTCAACACTTTTGTTGATATCTTAATGTTTGCTCTTACAATATTTTTGGTGAGGGATACGGAGACTCCTCTCTTGGCCAAACCCGGTAGTGAACTTAACCCTAAGCGGTTCGTACACAGGATTATCAGCTTTGACGATGTTAAGCTGGTGAAAAACGCATTGAAAATG ACGGTAAATGATGTTCTTCTTGGAGTAACAGAAGCCGGACTTTCACGGTATCTTAGCCGAAGATATG ATCAAGAAGCAACACCGAAATTGAAAGAGTCGATGAGGAGAATCCGACTTCGTTCAGCGATTATGATTAACTTGAGACCAAACGCAGGAAttgag GCTCTAGCGGATATGATGGCCAAGAAATCAAAATGCAGATGGGGGAATCTCTTCGGCTACATTCTCCTCCCGTTCTCTGTTGGACTAGAAACTGATCCTCTAGAATACGTCCGCCGAGCTAAAGCCACGATCGACCGCAAAAAACACTCTCTCGAAGCTGTATTCTCCATGGCATTCTTTAAATTGATATTAAAAGTTCTTGGTCTCAAG GCAAGTGTAATTCTTGTAAGGAAAGTGATCCATAGCACGACTTTGACGTTTTCAAATGTGGTCGGTCCAAAGGAAGAAATTACATTCCATGGTCACCCACTATCTTATATCGCCCCTTGTGTTTTTGGCCACCCACat GCTCTTACTATACATTTCCAGAGCTATGCGAACAAGGTCATAATATCAGTAACGGCGGATCCAACGGTCATTCCTGACCCTCACAAGATGTGTGACGATTTGGTGGAGTCTCTCAAGATAATTAAATCCGCTGTCCTAGAAAGAGGTTTATATGAGATTGAGGTCTAG